A genomic region of Lachnoclostridium edouardi contains the following coding sequences:
- a CDS encoding SpoIIIAH-like family protein — MKNMKKLFRRNQIIITTLAIMIAAAGYLNYAGKQELVSGDQVFEAGMMDISDEDILAENQLMAEGPLTEIVSPEEGMDDVDQVGNTADIEEAQEQVSSDVAAGEPEQLASAEGEETGDDSQAGMENPGEAVLTSGMNVSEYIAGVQLSREQVRARNKETLNEIINNEAIDQAAKQQAIQNLVRMTEVSEKENAAETLLMAKGFADPVVSITDGKVDVVINAAQITDPQRAQIEDIVKRKAEVGAENIVITLLNTQE; from the coding sequence ATGAAAAATATGAAAAAATTATTTCGGCGCAATCAGATTATCATTACGACCCTGGCTATTATGATCGCTGCAGCAGGCTATTTAAACTATGCAGGCAAGCAGGAATTAGTGTCAGGGGACCAGGTTTTTGAGGCAGGAATGATGGATATTTCTGACGAGGACATTTTGGCGGAAAATCAGCTGATGGCAGAGGGACCTTTAACAGAAATCGTCAGCCCGGAGGAGGGTATGGATGATGTAGATCAGGTGGGAAATACAGCTGATATAGAGGAAGCACAAGAGCAGGTATCCTCTGATGTGGCTGCAGGCGAACCTGAACAGCTGGCTTCTGCAGAAGGAGAAGAGACTGGGGACGACAGCCAGGCAGGTATGGAAAATCCCGGGGAAGCCGTACTGACAAGCGGTATGAATGTATCTGAGTACATAGCAGGCGTTCAGTTAAGCAGAGAGCAGGTTAGAGCCAGAAATAAAGAGACCTTAAACGAAATTATTAATAATGAGGCAATAGATCAGGCAGCAAAGCAGCAGGCAATTCAGAATCTGGTGCGCATGACAGAGGTTTCTGAAAAGGAAAATGCAGCAGAAACATTGCTTATGGCAAAAGGATTTGCAGATCCTGTAGTTAGCATCACAGACGGAAAGGTGGACGTGGTGATTAACGCGGCTCAGATCACCGATCCTCAGAGAGCCCAGATTGAAGATATTGTAAAGAGAAAAGCAGAGGTGGGAGCAGAGAATATTGTAATTACTTTATTGAACACACAGGAGTAA
- a CDS encoding stage III sporulation protein AG: protein MKWRINMWKFNLKMDRDKWLMVTAAGICLLILAIPPNKTQVPASREPVESTQQNQWTSSGKTYEKQMEDRVKALLSTVDGVGKVDVMIVLKASGEKVMHVDRSTSTTDTAESSPDGTEKKTAAKEVNESTVMEGSGGEGGPVVEKELMPEIQGIVISAEGGGSPVIKEEISGAMEALFHVPRHKIRVLKRVE from the coding sequence ATGAAGTGGAGGATCAATATGTGGAAATTCAATTTAAAAATGGATAGGGACAAATGGCTGATGGTGACAGCGGCCGGCATATGTCTGTTAATTCTGGCGATACCTCCAAACAAAACTCAGGTTCCGGCTTCCAGAGAACCAGTGGAAAGTACGCAGCAGAATCAGTGGACCAGCAGCGGAAAAACTTATGAAAAACAAATGGAGGATCGGGTAAAGGCTTTATTAAGCACTGTGGACGGAGTGGGAAAAGTAGACGTTATGATTGTGCTGAAGGCCTCCGGCGAAAAGGTGATGCATGTAGACAGATCCACGTCTACCACCGACACTGCAGAATCTTCCCCAGATGGCACAGAAAAAAAGACAGCGGCAAAGGAGGTGAATGAAAGCACTGTAATGGAAGGAAGCGGGGGAGAAGGCGGCCCTGTAGTGGAAAAAGAGCTGATGCCGGAAATTCAGGGAATTGTAATCAGCGCGGAGGGGGGAGGAAGCCCAGTAATAAAAGAAGAAATTTCTGGGGCCATGGAAGCATTATTTCACGTCCCAAGGCATAAGATAAGAGTATTAAAGCGGGTGGAATAG
- a CDS encoding stage III sporulation protein AF gives MEILYGWVKNIVCFTIFMTALENFLPNGKYEKYIRLFAGMVMILIVIQPLTLGLGLEGKIAGYFEEYSFQSQASDFQGSLEAAEEKRLSQLIDGYEQAVAQDMTQIAEGAGLLVIKIQPYLEENQESEDFGTVKQVSAVFQGKSADYYEETAEFRRKLTDYYEVEDQYVEIQFKNG, from the coding sequence ATGGAAATTCTTTACGGGTGGGTTAAAAATATTGTGTGCTTTACAATTTTTATGACAGCCCTGGAAAATTTTCTGCCTAACGGAAAATATGAAAAATACATTAGGCTGTTTGCCGGTATGGTAATGATTTTAATTGTTATACAGCCTCTCACTTTAGGGTTAGGGCTGGAGGGGAAAATCGCCGGATATTTTGAAGAATACTCTTTTCAAAGTCAGGCCTCTGACTTTCAGGGCAGCCTGGAGGCTGCGGAGGAAAAGCGGCTGAGCCAGCTGATTGACGGGTATGAACAGGCTGTGGCCCAGGACATGACGCAAATAGCAGAGGGAGCCGGCCTTTTGGTAATAAAGATTCAGCCGTATTTAGAGGAGAATCAGGAATCTGAGGATTTTGGAACAGTAAAACAAGTATCTGCTGTTTTTCAAGGTAAAAGTGCAGATTACTATGAGGAAACTGCAGAGTTTAGAAGAAAGCTGACAGATTATTATGAAGTGGAGGATCAATATGTGGAAATTCAATTTAAAAATGGATAG
- a CDS encoding stage III sporulation protein AE — translation MNTPAAEEIGGEGLPGEEALSDYDFSQIESFLKSSQEAETVPFSFTDMLLLLMQGDVSKVLEQAGQSFRQALAGGVGNNGKLLLQMIILGLSGAIFTNFSSIFTSSSISETGFFAIYMLMFTFLAASFFASITLAGQAVEALLEFMKVLMPSYFLAVAFAGGSASSLVLYESMFLAVTLVEWLVARILIPLMKIYFLCSLAGHMAKENMLSRLTDLIRTVVSWSMKTVMGIVLGLNVIQGMILPYVDAVKNSTLEKALEAVPVVGKGAGVVTKMVLGSGILIKNTMGVAAVIILAAMILIPVIKLLLLAFMYQCAAAAMEPVCDKRLVSCLGAVAEGHKILIRLVVSSFALFVLVIAVVCSATNATYFSG, via the coding sequence ATGAATACTCCGGCTGCAGAGGAAATAGGAGGGGAGGGACTTCCTGGGGAAGAAGCTTTATCAGACTATGATTTCTCCCAGATAGAGTCATTTCTCAAAAGCAGCCAGGAAGCAGAGACAGTGCCCTTTTCATTTACGGACATGCTGCTTCTTCTGATGCAGGGGGATGTGTCAAAGGTGCTGGAACAGGCGGGACAATCTTTCAGGCAGGCCCTGGCAGGAGGAGTGGGAAACAACGGAAAGCTGCTGCTTCAGATGATTATTTTAGGGCTGTCAGGAGCTATTTTTACTAACTTTTCCAGCATTTTTACCTCCAGCAGTATTTCGGAAACAGGATTTTTTGCTATATACATGCTGATGTTTACATTCCTGGCAGCCAGCTTTTTTGCCAGTATTACCTTGGCGGGACAGGCAGTGGAGGCCCTTTTGGAGTTTATGAAGGTGTTGATGCCCTCCTACTTTTTGGCAGTAGCATTTGCAGGAGGCAGCGCCTCGTCTCTGGTGCTTTATGAATCTATGTTTTTAGCAGTAACCTTAGTAGAATGGCTGGTAGCCAGGATTCTAATTCCGCTTATGAAAATATATTTTCTGTGTTCCCTGGCAGGCCATATGGCAAAGGAAAATATGCTGTCCAGACTGACTGACTTAATACGCACCGTGGTTTCCTGGAGCATGAAAACAGTCATGGGCATAGTTCTGGGCTTAAATGTGATTCAGGGCATGATTCTTCCCTATGTAGATGCAGTAAAAAATTCTACCCTGGAAAAAGCGCTGGAGGCAGTACCTGTAGTGGGAAAAGGGGCCGGAGTAGTGACGAAAATGGTGCTGGGCTCAGGGATTCTTATAAAAAATACTATGGGTGTGGCGGCGGTAATTATATTGGCAGCCATGATATTAATTCCTGTGATTAAGCTTTTACTTTTAGCTTTTATGTACCAGTGCGCGGCGGCGGCTATGGAGCCGGTGTGCGACAAAAGGCTTGTATCCTGTTTAGGCGCCGTGGCTGAAGGACATAAAATATTAATCCGCCTGGTAGTATCCTCCTTTGCCCTGTTTGTTTTAGTAATAGCAGTGGTGTGCAGCGCCACAAACGCCACATATTTTTCAGGGTAA
- a CDS encoding SpoIIIAC/SpoIIIAD family protein: MTIMTMAAAALAAVMLAVQMKAVKSEYSTYLIMAAAFFIFFYGIGKLKIIMESMEKIISYIKVNQVYLTTLLKMIGITYVAEFASGICKDAGYGAIGTQIEIFGKLSILAVSMPIFLALMETLQRFMA; encoded by the coding sequence ATGACGATTATGACCATGGCAGCGGCGGCATTGGCGGCAGTTATGCTGGCTGTGCAGATGAAAGCGGTGAAAAGTGAATATAGTACATATTTAATCATGGCGGCGGCTTTTTTTATCTTTTTCTATGGAATCGGCAAGCTGAAAATTATTATGGAGTCCATGGAAAAGATTATTTCTTACATTAAAGTAAATCAGGTGTATTTAACCACGCTTCTGAAGATGATTGGGATTACTTACGTAGCGGAATTTGCCTCTGGCATCTGCAAGGATGCAGGGTACGGGGCCATAGGCACCCAGATAGAAATATTTGGAAAATTATCTATTTTAGCAGTCAGTATGCCTATTTTTCTGGCTCTTATGGAAACCTTACAGAGGTTTATGGCATGA
- the spoIIIAC gene encoding stage III sporulation protein AC has product MGVNLIFKIAAVGILVSIICQVLKHSGREEQAFLTSLAGLILVLFWLIPYIYQLFETVKQLFAL; this is encoded by the coding sequence ATGGGAGTCAATCTGATATTTAAAATTGCAGCTGTAGGAATTCTTGTGTCCATAATCTGCCAGGTGCTAAAACACAGCGGCAGAGAAGAACAAGCCTTTCTGACCAGCCTGGCGGGACTGATTTTAGTGCTGTTTTGGCTGATCCCCTATATTTATCAGCTGTTTGAAACAGTAAAACAACTGTTTGCCTTGTGA
- a CDS encoding stage III sporulation protein AB: protein MIEGLLKISGIFLTGAGAAGLGVAMGRQWRDHRKLLEDLRKMILLLRGEILYQGAPLEEAFEKAGEKTECCLGNLFCKTAERLAERNGETFYNIWKAEVDSLERKIPLSASDRQQLREFGEHLGYLDRDMQEKTIHLYIQQLDGEISYLKEHQRERSRLCMSLGMAGGFFLIIVLC, encoded by the coding sequence ATGATAGAAGGACTATTAAAAATAAGCGGGATTTTTTTAACAGGAGCCGGCGCCGCAGGACTGGGGGTTGCAATGGGCAGACAGTGGAGAGATCACAGAAAGCTGTTAGAAGATTTAAGGAAAATGATTTTGCTTCTGAGAGGGGAAATCTTATATCAGGGAGCGCCCTTAGAGGAGGCATTTGAAAAGGCGGGAGAAAAAACAGAATGCTGTTTAGGAAATCTGTTTTGTAAAACTGCAGAAAGGCTGGCAGAAAGAAATGGGGAAACCTTTTACAATATTTGGAAAGCAGAGGTGGACAGTTTGGAGCGGAAAATTCCCTTGTCAGCTTCAGACAGACAGCAGCTAAGAGAATTCGGGGAACACCTGGGATATCTGGACAGGGACATGCAGGAAAAAACAATTCATCTGTATATCCAGCAGCTAGACGGCGAGATTTCCTATTTAAAAGAACATCAGAGAGAAAGATCAAGACTGTGTATGAGTCTTGGAATGGCAGGAGGATTTTTCCTGATTATTGTTTTATGCTAA
- the spoIIIAA gene encoding stage III sporulation protein AA, whose amino-acid sequence MDKKERLLQIFSKEIRSVLEGMEKDFKGLQEIRLRIQRPLLIIWNDEEYYVNVNGNVDKEGKSPFIVTKKMMKETLECMSSYSLYAFEEEIRQGFITIQGGHRIGIAGKTVLDERGIRTIKYISYINVRLAHQIPGCAEEIMPYLCKEGKVLHTLIISPPRCGKTTLLRDVVRQISDGSMGMPGMTVGVVDERSEIASCFQGEPQNDIGIRTDVLDCCPKAKGMLMLIRTMSPRVIAVDEIGSREDVEAIEYVINCGCKLLATVHGNSIEDIRQKPVLRRLVQEKAFERYVVLDGKDHAGTVSQIYDSMGNSLYRAEAGGAV is encoded by the coding sequence ATGGATAAAAAAGAACGACTGCTTCAGATTTTTTCTAAGGAAATTCGGTCTGTTTTAGAGGGGATGGAAAAAGATTTTAAGGGACTGCAGGAAATCCGCCTTAGAATCCAAAGGCCTCTGCTGATTATATGGAATGATGAAGAATATTATGTAAATGTAAATGGAAATGTGGACAAAGAGGGAAAATCCCCCTTTATTGTAACAAAGAAAATGATGAAGGAAACTTTAGAATGTATGAGCAGCTATTCTCTATATGCATTTGAAGAAGAAATCCGTCAGGGATTTATTACAATTCAAGGGGGACACCGCATTGGAATTGCAGGAAAAACAGTGCTGGATGAAAGGGGAATCAGAACAATTAAATATATTTCTTATATTAATGTACGTCTTGCTCATCAGATTCCAGGATGTGCAGAAGAAATTATGCCTTATTTGTGCAAAGAGGGAAAAGTACTGCATACATTAATTATTTCCCCACCAAGGTGTGGAAAAACCACATTGCTGAGAGATGTAGTAAGGCAGATTTCAGACGGAAGTATGGGAATGCCGGGAATGACAGTAGGGGTTGTAGATGAAAGGTCGGAAATTGCATCCTGCTTTCAGGGGGAGCCTCAAAATGATATTGGAATCCGCACAGATGTGCTGGACTGCTGTCCAAAGGCCAAAGGAATGCTGATGCTGATCCGCACCATGTCCCCCAGAGTAATTGCAGTGGACGAGATTGGCAGCAGAGAAGACGTGGAAGCCATAGAATATGTAATAAACTGCGGCTGCAAGCTCCTTGCCACTGTTCACGGCAATTCCATAGAAGATATACGTCAAAAGCCTGTGCTTAGGAGGCTGGTTCAGGAAAAAGCCTTTGAGCGGTACGTAGTGCTGGACGGCAAAGATCACGCGGGAACAGTGTCCCAGATTTACGATTCTATGGGCAACAGCCTATATAGAGCAGAAGCAGGAGGCGCCGTATGA
- a CDS encoding helix-turn-helix domain-containing protein — MDKNFVALRIIELMESKSMTEYGLSSALGRSNSYINKIVSQQAYPSMESFFDICDIFQITPADFFNSDISLNDEKFTNFLNTARTLNKDDLNLIMTLTDRLSKKPADTQKK, encoded by the coding sequence ATGGACAAAAATTTTGTGGCCTTGAGAATTATCGAATTAATGGAGTCTAAATCAATGACTGAATATGGTTTAAGCTCCGCCTTGGGAAGAAGCAACAGCTATATTAATAAGATTGTCTCTCAGCAGGCGTATCCTTCTATGGAAAGCTTTTTCGATATTTGTGATATTTTTCAGATTACCCCCGCCGATTTCTTTAATTCAGATATTTCCTTAAATGATGAGAAATTTACAAACTTTCTTAATACTGCCCGCACGCTGAATAAAGATGACTTAAACTTAATTATGACTCTTACAGACAGGCTTTCTAAAAAACCAGCCGATACACAAAAGAAATAA